In Micromonospora sp. WMMA1363, a genomic segment contains:
- a CDS encoding phage Gp37/Gp68 family protein: MAMADHSAIEWTEATWNPTTGCDRISAGCDNCYALTLAKRLKAMGSAKYQNDGDPRTSGPGFAVTVHPDAVRLPLRWHQPRMVFVNSMSDLFHARVPTSFIQQVFDVMTATPQHTYQILTKRAARLAKVAHLFDWPANVWMGVSVEDADQLARLDYLRQVPAAVRFVSAEPLLGPLPGIDLSGMHWVIVGGESGQSARPMSPTWARTVRDRCVEGGVPFFFKQWGGRTPKAGGRTLDGRTWDQMPARDLVAVAV; this comes from the coding sequence ATGGCCATGGCTGATCACAGTGCGATCGAGTGGACCGAGGCCACGTGGAACCCCACCACCGGATGCGACCGTATCTCCGCTGGTTGCGACAACTGCTACGCCCTGACGCTGGCCAAGCGTTTGAAGGCGATGGGCTCGGCGAAGTATCAAAACGACGGTGACCCCCGTACGTCCGGTCCCGGGTTCGCGGTGACCGTGCACCCAGACGCGGTGAGACTTCCGCTGCGGTGGCACCAGCCGCGGATGGTGTTCGTGAACTCGATGTCGGACCTGTTCCACGCCCGCGTGCCAACCTCGTTCATCCAGCAGGTCTTCGACGTGATGACGGCGACGCCGCAACACACCTACCAGATCCTGACCAAACGCGCTGCCCGTCTGGCCAAGGTCGCGCACCTGTTCGACTGGCCGGCGAACGTGTGGATGGGGGTCAGCGTGGAAGACGCCGACCAGCTTGCCCGTCTGGACTATCTGCGTCAGGTTCCCGCAGCGGTGCGGTTCGTCTCGGCCGAGCCCCTGCTCGGCCCGTTGCCGGGCATCGACCTGTCCGGGATGCATTGGGTGATCGTCGGAGGCGAGTCCGGGCAGTCCGCCCGGCCGATGTCGCCGACATGGGCACGCACTGTGCGAGATCGCTGCGTCGAGGGTGGTGTGCCGTTCTTCTTCAAGCAGTGGGGTGGCCGTACCCCGAAGGCCGGCGGGCGGACCCTCGACGGACGCACCTGGGACCAGATGCCGGCGCGAGACCTCGTGGCGGTAGCGGTGTGA